From the genome of Leptospira saintgironsiae, one region includes:
- a CDS encoding molecular chaperone DnaJ, protein MEDGDLLSRALDFYGLPKKFDANLVRSRFRELSRKYHPDSGEYESDLLFKELVQLRDVLLSSLQNDSFTILENSKEDPEGFLFYKLAKQKAAQAIEKYFQFTDGNPVYLKKEDNPALLRLRQELETAKNELEEFLEKFPKSIWKEDTETTLKKISVWFKD, encoded by the coding sequence TTGGAAGACGGGGACCTGCTGAGCCGTGCCCTGGACTTTTACGGACTCCCTAAAAAATTCGACGCAAATCTAGTCCGGAGCAGATTCCGGGAACTCTCCCGTAAGTATCATCCAGATTCTGGAGAATATGAATCGGACCTTCTATTTAAGGAATTGGTCCAATTAAGGGATGTTCTACTTTCTTCTCTCCAAAACGATTCTTTTACAATTTTAGAAAATTCTAAAGAAGATCCAGAAGGATTTCTGTTTTATAAACTAGCTAAGCAGAAAGCAGCCCAGGCTATCGAAAAATATTTTCAGTTCACCGACGGAAATCCAGTATACTTAAAGAAAGAAGACAATCCAGCTCTTCTACGTTTAAGACAAGAATTGGAAACTGCCAAAAACGAACTCGAAGAGTTTTTGGAAAAATTTCCAAAAAGTATCTGGAAAGAAGATACTGAAACTACTCTTAAAAAAATAAGCGTCTGGTTTAAAGATTAA